Proteins from one Algicella marina genomic window:
- a CDS encoding DUF6778 family protein — MRISERIGKLVDCRHRIASRAFGLTAAGGSVVRNVAVASLGLLALSACAGPSEQAFDAPISASSKSVSDWSLRDVRVTVPSSLTVSTDPNVRFPNNHIVWWEDPAGDRRAQVGKIVHDAVERGAQKMRGSRAVVLDVTVGLFHAVTPRARAVGTSSWHDITLAVAVRDARTGAVLASAKLEPDLDALHGDAAKAAEARGETQKVRISRQIAAVTQAWLVSSGAEFKTRIAPVTKAKPKRSIARVKAAPMTVPKVTESAPVLMASGGATASVTAQAVAVPVTVTLELPDAQAAACGARGAKPC, encoded by the coding sequence ATGAGAATTTCAGAGCGTATCGGAAAATTGGTGGACTGCCGGCACCGTATCGCGTCGCGTGCCTTCGGCCTGACGGCTGCGGGCGGTAGCGTTGTACGCAACGTTGCGGTGGCGAGCCTTGGGTTGCTGGCGCTGTCGGCCTGTGCCGGACCCTCCGAGCAGGCGTTCGATGCACCGATTTCCGCCTCGTCGAAGTCGGTTTCCGACTGGTCGCTGCGGGATGTTCGGGTGACGGTGCCGTCATCGCTGACGGTGTCGACCGACCCGAATGTGCGGTTTCCCAACAACCATATCGTCTGGTGGGAAGACCCGGCGGGAGACCGGCGTGCGCAGGTTGGCAAGATCGTCCACGACGCGGTGGAGCGCGGTGCGCAGAAGATGCGCGGCAGCCGCGCGGTGGTGCTGGATGTGACCGTGGGCCTGTTCCACGCGGTAACGCCGCGGGCACGGGCCGTGGGGACGAGTTCATGGCATGATATCACGCTGGCGGTGGCGGTCCGCGATGCACGGACGGGCGCGGTGCTGGCCTCGGCCAAACTGGAGCCGGACCTCGATGCGCTGCATGGCGACGCCGCCAAGGCCGCGGAGGCGCGGGGCGAGACGCAGAAAGTGCGGATCAGCCGCCAGATCGCGGCGGTGACGCAGGCGTGGCTGGTTTCCAGCGGCGCGGAATTCAAGACGAGGATTGCGCCGGTGACCAAGGCGAAGCCGAAACGGTCGATCGCGCGGGTCAAGGCGGCACCGATGACGGTGCCGAAAGTGACAGAATCGGCCCCGGTGCTGATGGCCAGTGGCGGTGCGACGGCCAGCGTGACGGCGCAGGCGGTAGCCGTGCCGGTGACGGTGACGCTGGAACTGCCGGACGCGCAGGCAGCAGCCTGCGGGGCACGGGGCGCAAAGCCCTGCTGA
- a CDS encoding rhodanese-like domain-containing protein — MSGKLKTGVAEMVAAAKAKIDEVSAEAALPLANDPETVIVDLRDVRERQRDGWIPGSFHCPRGMAEFWVDPDSPYFKDIFGEDKAFVFHCASGWRSALTVATLQEMGLPRVAHISDGFKGWVAAGGPVERADKA, encoded by the coding sequence ATGAGCGGGAAACTGAAGACCGGCGTTGCCGAGATGGTGGCGGCGGCGAAGGCGAAGATCGACGAGGTGAGTGCGGAGGCGGCGCTGCCGTTGGCGAATGACCCGGAAACGGTGATCGTCGATCTGCGCGATGTGCGGGAGCGGCAGCGCGATGGCTGGATTCCCGGTTCCTTTCACTGCCCGCGCGGTATGGCAGAGTTCTGGGTTGACCCGGACAGCCCGTATTTCAAGGACATCTTCGGCGAGGACAAGGCGTTCGTCTTCCACTGCGCCTCCGGCTGGCGATCGGCGCTGACGGTGGCCACCCTGCAGGAGATGGGATTGCCGCGCGTTGCCCACATAAGCGATGGTTTCAAGGGCTGGGTGGCGGCCGGAGGGCCGGTGGAGCGGGCGGACAAGGCCTGA
- the topA gene encoding type I DNA topoisomerase, with protein MAVVVVESPAKAKTINKYLGKDYTVLASYGHVRDLPPKDGSVDTDHEFEMKWEVASASQKHVRAIAEALKDDDTLILATDPDREGEAISWHLQEALTKRRAIKKDTKVERVVFNAITKSAVTEAMKNPRAVDMELVEAYLARRALDYLVGFNLSPVLWRKLPGAKSAGRVQSVALRLIVEREMEIEAFNAREFWSVRAMLETPRGQQYEARLTHLAGKKLDKFDIATAEAAELAVTAVASRDLKVASVEAKPASRNPSAPFMTSTLQQEASRKFGFGARQTMSTAQRLYEAGYITYMRTDGIDMAPEAVTAAREAIKSRYGAEYIPGSPRIYKNKAKNAQEAHECIRPTDMALSAEDLGSLEADQKKLYDLIWKRTLASQMEAAKLERTTVDVSSDDGQITLRATGQVIQFDGFLRVYEEGRDDVGDDEDGKRLPQISEGEAAAKARRGLAEAFAKLTPDAVVESPGTLQKEANAILGGEGAVLGQQSFTQPPPRYTEATLVKRMEELGIGRPSTYASIVSVIQERDYVRKEQNRLIPEDKGRLVTAFLENYFRKYVGYDFTADLENDLDRITSGDAQWKTVLTRFWTDFRAALDETADLRITEVLEKINEVLAPHIFPAEEDGSDPRICKNCGAGRLSLKTARSGGAFIGCSNYPECRYTRPLSGELEGGDIAGPDGKVLGLNDEGETITLRTGRFGPYVQQGDVTEEVPKPKRASVPKGEDLSTVDLPRALQLLSLPRKVGDHPEGGIVEAAIGRFGPFVVWVRPPAEGEKKESKTYANIKDPAEVYTIGMNRAMELIAQKAASGRGRGAAATPLKELGEHPDGGPVNVMPGRYGPYVKWEKVNATIPKETKPEDVTMEQALELIAAKAPKKKAPAKKKTAPKKSTAKKPASKKTASTKGS; from the coding sequence ATGGCCGTCGTCGTTGTTGAAAGTCCTGCAAAGGCAAAGACGATCAACAAGTACCTCGGCAAGGATTACACCGTTCTCGCCTCCTACGGCCACGTGCGCGACCTGCCGCCGAAGGATGGCTCCGTCGACACCGACCACGAGTTCGAGATGAAATGGGAGGTGGCGAGCGCTTCGCAAAAACACGTCCGCGCCATTGCCGAGGCCCTGAAGGATGATGATACCCTCATTCTCGCGACCGACCCCGATCGCGAGGGCGAGGCGATTTCCTGGCACTTGCAGGAAGCGCTGACGAAGCGCCGCGCCATCAAGAAGGACACGAAGGTAGAGCGGGTGGTGTTCAACGCCATCACCAAATCCGCCGTGACCGAGGCGATGAAGAACCCCCGCGCCGTAGACATGGAACTGGTGGAGGCCTATCTCGCCCGCCGCGCGCTCGATTACCTCGTGGGTTTCAACCTCTCGCCCGTGCTATGGCGCAAGCTTCCCGGCGCAAAATCCGCCGGCCGCGTTCAGTCCGTGGCCCTGCGCCTCATCGTCGAGCGCGAGATGGAGATCGAGGCATTCAATGCCCGCGAATTCTGGTCAGTCCGTGCGATGCTGGAAACACCCCGTGGCCAGCAGTACGAGGCCCGGCTGACGCATCTGGCCGGCAAGAAGCTCGACAAGTTCGACATCGCCACCGCCGAAGCTGCCGAACTTGCGGTCACCGCCGTCGCCTCCCGCGATCTGAAGGTCGCCAGTGTCGAGGCGAAACCCGCCTCCCGCAACCCCTCCGCGCCGTTCATGACCTCCACCCTCCAGCAGGAGGCCAGCCGCAAATTCGGTTTTGGCGCCCGTCAGACGATGAGCACCGCCCAGCGCCTCTATGAGGCCGGTTATATCACCTACATGCGGACGGACGGCATCGACATGGCGCCGGAGGCCGTCACCGCTGCCCGCGAAGCCATCAAATCCCGCTATGGTGCAGAGTACATTCCCGGCAGCCCCCGCATCTACAAGAACAAGGCCAAGAACGCCCAGGAAGCCCACGAATGTATCCGCCCGACCGACATGGCGCTCTCGGCGGAGGATCTGGGATCGCTGGAGGCCGACCAGAAGAAACTCTACGACCTGATCTGGAAACGCACCCTGGCCAGCCAGATGGAAGCCGCGAAGCTGGAGCGGACAACCGTCGATGTTTCCTCAGACGACGGCCAGATCACCCTGCGTGCCACTGGTCAGGTGATCCAGTTCGACGGCTTCCTGCGTGTCTACGAGGAAGGCCGCGATGATGTCGGCGACGATGAGGACGGCAAGCGCCTGCCCCAGATCTCCGAGGGAGAAGCGGCGGCCAAGGCACGGCGCGGCCTTGCCGAAGCCTTCGCCAAACTCACTCCCGACGCCGTGGTCGAGTCTCCCGGCACGCTCCAGAAGGAAGCCAACGCCATCCTCGGCGGCGAGGGTGCCGTACTCGGCCAGCAGAGCTTCACCCAGCCACCGCCCCGCTACACCGAGGCGACACTGGTAAAGCGTATGGAAGAACTCGGCATCGGCCGCCCCTCCACCTACGCGTCCATCGTTTCCGTGATCCAGGAGCGGGATTACGTCCGCAAGGAACAGAACCGCCTCATCCCGGAGGACAAGGGCCGTCTGGTGACGGCATTCCTAGAGAACTACTTCCGCAAATATGTCGGCTACGATTTCACCGCCGATCTCGAGAATGATCTGGACCGCATCACCTCCGGCGACGCCCAGTGGAAAACCGTGCTCACCCGCTTCTGGACGGATTTCCGCGCCGCCCTCGACGAAACCGCGGACCTGCGAATCACCGAGGTGTTGGAAAAGATCAACGAGGTTCTCGCCCCCCACATCTTCCCCGCCGAGGAAGACGGCAGCGACCCGCGCATCTGCAAGAACTGCGGCGCAGGCCGCCTCAGCCTCAAGACGGCCCGCTCCGGCGGCGCCTTCATCGGCTGTTCCAACTATCCCGAATGCCGTTACACCCGCCCCCTCTCCGGCGAACTGGAGGGCGGTGATATCGCCGGTCCGGACGGCAAGGTTCTCGGCCTCAACGACGAAGGCGAGACGATCACGCTGCGCACCGGCCGCTTCGGCCCCTATGTCCAGCAGGGCGACGTGACTGAAGAGGTGCCGAAACCCAAACGCGCCTCCGTCCCCAAGGGCGAGGATCTCTCCACCGTCGATCTGCCCCGCGCGCTTCAGCTCCTCTCCCTGCCCCGCAAGGTCGGCGACCACCCGGAGGGCGGCATCGTCGAGGCCGCGATCGGCCGCTTCGGCCCGTTCGTGGTGTGGGTCAGACCCCCGGCGGAAGGAGAAAAGAAAGAGAGCAAGACCTACGCCAACATCAAGGACCCGGCGGAGGTCTATACCATCGGCATGAACCGCGCGATGGAACTGATCGCCCAGAAAGCCGCCTCCGGCCGTGGCCGCGGCGCCGCCGCCACCCCGCTGAAGGAATTGGGGGAACACCCCGATGGAGGCCCCGTGAACGTCATGCCCGGCCGCTACGGCCCCTACGTAAAGTGGGAGAAGGTCAACGCCACGATTCCGAAGGAAACCAAACCCGAAGACGTGACGATGGAGCAGGCGCTGGAGCTGATTGCCGCCAAGGCGCCGAAGAAAAAAGCACCCGCCAAGAAAAAAACTGCACCGAAAAAATCGACGGCCAAAAAACCGGCGAGCAAAAAAACTGCTTCAACCAAAGGTAGTTAG
- a CDS encoding DUF6778 family protein, with translation MVKYSVLALCGALLAGCAGTSEISRSDSGQVGWNVTDVAVTVPAALSVSTDPDTRFPDRDIVWWEDPDGDRKAQVADLIDVAATRAISGLGGQPVVLQVEVDHFHAVTPKARAGGLFSFHDILLHVTPVDAASGAPVGETVDMQITRNALAGNRAKRAMARGETQRARISAEITAQMARYLAKHGG, from the coding sequence GTGGTAAAATATTCCGTTCTCGCGCTGTGTGGCGCGCTTCTGGCCGGCTGTGCCGGTACTTCCGAAATTTCCCGTAGTGATAGTGGCCAGGTGGGCTGGAACGTGACGGACGTGGCGGTGACCGTTCCCGCCGCGCTGAGCGTATCCACGGACCCGGATACGCGCTTTCCCGACCGCGACATCGTCTGGTGGGAAGATCCCGACGGCGACCGCAAGGCGCAGGTGGCGGATCTGATCGACGTGGCAGCGACGCGGGCCATCAGCGGCCTCGGAGGCCAGCCGGTGGTGCTGCAGGTGGAGGTCGATCACTTCCATGCGGTAACACCGAAGGCACGGGCCGGCGGCCTGTTTTCCTTCCATGACATCCTGCTGCACGTGACGCCGGTGGATGCCGCCAGCGGTGCGCCGGTGGGCGAGACGGTGGACATGCAGATCACGCGCAATGCCCTGGCCGGCAACCGGGCGAAACGGGCGATGGCGCGGGGCGAAACCCAGCGGGCGCGGATTTCTGCTGAGATCACGGCGCAGATGGCGCGCTACCTTGCGAAACACGGTGGCTGA
- the rnr gene encoding ribonuclease R → MSKLPTSNELLTWIRENPRDASKRDVARAFNIKGADRIELKRMLKELTEKGLITKERKHLRDPNQLPPVSVLRVLGPDANGDLFAEPAQWEGEGEPPRVHLSLRPGEPALGEGDRILARTAVSAEDPALYSARLIRRIGTGPRKLVGIFRAGAEGGRIVPIDKKSDREWQVAPGETHGARDGELVEAEQSGPKNRLGLPRAAITERLGNPGAPKAVSLIAIYEHGLPDAFPDEVLEEAAAAQPVPLGKRTDLRHLPLITIDPADARDHDDAICAIPTPTGFTLWVAIADVAAYVTPGSALNREARIRGNSTYFPDRVVPMLPEALSADLCSLHEGEDRPCIAVEMHITKDGTKTGHTFHRALMRCPAALAYEEAQAAVDGTPNARTQPFLEDVLTPLFAAYRALAAARERRQPLNLDLPERQIVLSDDGHVTSVNFKERLDAHKLVEEFMVLANVAAAETLEQKQRPVMYRVHEEPSPEKLDALRETAQASGLSFAKGQVLKTKHLNALLDAAAGLEEAELINLSVLRSMTQAYYAPENFGHFGLHLQRYAHFTSPIRRYADLLVHRALITAHGWGDDGLSEHDIENLAATGELISQAERRSMIAERDTTDRYLAAYLADRTGSEFAGRVSGIAKFGLFVKLSETGADGLVPLSTLGNEYWHYDRDSQTLMGSDSGLTIALGTPALVRLKEADGLTGGLIFEMLELDGKSLPTGSTRSRGKPQKRKLARSRAKSRKISRKAGRK, encoded by the coding sequence ATGAGCAAACTGCCAACGTCCAATGAACTCCTGACATGGATTCGTGAAAATCCGCGAGACGCTTCCAAGCGCGACGTCGCCCGTGCCTTCAACATCAAGGGGGCCGACAGGATCGAGTTGAAACGGATGCTCAAGGAGCTGACGGAAAAGGGCCTCATCACCAAGGAGCGCAAGCATCTCCGCGATCCGAACCAGTTGCCACCCGTCTCCGTCCTCCGTGTGCTCGGCCCCGACGCGAACGGCGATCTCTTCGCCGAACCAGCCCAGTGGGAAGGCGAGGGAGAGCCGCCGCGCGTCCATCTTTCCCTGCGCCCCGGCGAACCCGCGCTGGGAGAGGGCGACCGTATCCTCGCCCGTACCGCCGTCTCCGCCGAGGACCCCGCCCTCTACAGCGCCCGCCTCATCCGCCGGATCGGCACCGGCCCGCGCAAGCTCGTCGGCATCTTCCGCGCCGGCGCCGAGGGCGGCCGCATCGTTCCCATAGACAAGAAATCGGATCGCGAATGGCAGGTCGCCCCGGGCGAGACCCACGGCGCCAGGGATGGTGAACTGGTAGAGGCGGAACAGTCAGGCCCGAAAAACCGCCTCGGTCTGCCCCGCGCCGCCATCACCGAACGCCTTGGCAATCCCGGCGCGCCCAAGGCCGTCTCCCTCATCGCCATCTATGAGCATGGGCTGCCCGATGCCTTCCCCGACGAAGTGCTGGAGGAAGCCGCCGCCGCCCAGCCGGTGCCCCTCGGCAAGCGCACGGACCTGCGCCACCTGCCGCTGATTACCATCGACCCGGCGGATGCCCGCGACCACGACGATGCCATCTGCGCCATACCCACGCCCACCGGCTTCACCCTCTGGGTCGCGATCGCCGATGTCGCCGCCTACGTCACCCCCGGCTCCGCCCTCAACCGAGAGGCGCGCATCCGCGGCAACTCCACCTACTTCCCCGATCGCGTTGTCCCGATGCTGCCCGAAGCCCTCTCCGCCGATCTCTGCTCGCTGCACGAAGGCGAGGACAGGCCCTGCATCGCCGTCGAGATGCACATCACCAAGGATGGCACCAAAACCGGCCACACCTTTCACCGCGCCCTCATGCGCTGCCCCGCCGCGCTGGCCTACGAGGAAGCGCAGGCCGCCGTCGACGGCACCCCGAACGCCCGAACCCAGCCGTTCCTCGAAGACGTCCTCACCCCCCTCTTCGCCGCCTACCGTGCCCTCGCGGCCGCCCGCGAGCGCCGCCAACCCCTCAACCTCGACCTGCCTGAGCGTCAGATCGTCCTCTCCGATGACGGCCACGTCACCTCCGTCAACTTCAAGGAGCGCCTCGACGCCCACAAACTGGTCGAGGAGTTCATGGTGCTGGCCAACGTCGCCGCCGCCGAAACGCTGGAGCAGAAACAGCGCCCCGTCATGTATCGCGTGCACGAGGAGCCGAGCCCCGAGAAACTCGACGCCCTGCGCGAAACTGCCCAGGCCTCCGGTCTCTCCTTTGCCAAGGGCCAGGTTCTCAAGACCAAACACCTCAACGCCCTGCTCGACGCCGCCGCCGGGCTCGAAGAGGCGGAGCTGATCAACCTCTCCGTCCTCCGCTCGATGACGCAGGCCTACTACGCGCCGGAAAATTTCGGCCATTTCGGCCTTCACCTCCAGCGCTACGCCCATTTTACCAGCCCGATCCGCCGCTACGCCGACCTGCTGGTCCACCGCGCCCTCATCACCGCCCACGGCTGGGGAGACGATGGGTTGTCCGAGCACGATATCGAGAACCTCGCCGCCACCGGGGAACTCATCAGCCAGGCCGAACGCCGCTCCATGATCGCCGAGCGCGACACCACGGATCGCTACCTCGCCGCCTATCTCGCCGATCGCACGGGCAGCGAATTCGCAGGCCGCGTCTCCGGCATCGCCAAGTTCGGCCTCTTCGTCAAACTCTCCGAGACCGGCGCCGATGGCCTCGTTCCGCTCAGCACGCTCGGCAACGAATACTGGCACTACGACCGCGACAGCCAGACGCTGATGGGCTCGGACTCCGGTCTCACCATCGCCCTGGGAACGCCTGCCCTCGTCCGCCTGAAAGAGGCGGATGGCCTCACCGGCGGGCTGATCTTCGAGATGCTGGAACTTGACGGCAAATCCCTGCCCACGGGCAGCACCCGGTCCCGCGGCAAGCCGCAAAAGCGCAAGCTTGCCCGCAGCCGCGCCAAATCCCGCAAGATCTCGCGCAAGGCTGGCCGGAAGTAA